Proteins from a genomic interval of Psychrobacter urativorans:
- a CDS encoding disulfide isomerase DsbC N-terminal domain-containing protein, which yields MKRPVFKFASIMSAILLATTACAQPATSQSVTQNAKQNMQNTPVAGKVSATVDSRLRQVLTQAGIKAQITSIVPSNLPNLYQVSLAGQPPLHISADGKYVIQGELQKNPSKRQVTKISARSTSAQIGMPVSAAVKSSMLANMSALKNMSAKTPFFYTAIPGVIWGATLEGVPFLISDDAQYVTDGEISVIENGQFTGLDANFEKRKNQSVFKSLDESQLITYPATSPEKAVIYVATDVNCPYCRMLHKQMSALNKKGVTVKTIGYPIYEQSPEQMRGIWCQTSDPSRRNALDSAMLTGKMTPAPTSCKANHVTPNREKAAGLAVVATPAIFRDDGELYQASFESPEFLEFLGVQ from the coding sequence GTGAAACGACCTGTATTCAAATTTGCCAGTATAATGAGCGCGATATTATTAGCGACGACTGCTTGTGCGCAACCTGCGACTTCCCAATCGGTCACTCAAAACGCTAAACAAAATATGCAAAATACACCAGTAGCGGGAAAAGTTAGCGCGACTGTCGATAGCCGATTACGCCAAGTATTGACCCAAGCCGGTATTAAAGCGCAAATAACCTCTATCGTGCCATCGAATTTACCTAATTTGTATCAAGTCAGCCTAGCGGGTCAACCACCGCTACATATCAGCGCCGATGGTAAATACGTCATCCAAGGTGAGCTACAAAAGAACCCAAGCAAGCGTCAAGTAACCAAAATATCTGCGCGTAGCACGAGCGCGCAAATCGGTATGCCAGTAAGCGCCGCGGTCAAATCTTCAATGCTTGCCAATATGAGCGCTCTGAAAAATATGAGTGCTAAAACGCCGTTTTTCTATACCGCTATTCCGGGCGTGATTTGGGGCGCAACGCTTGAAGGTGTGCCGTTTTTAATCTCGGATGATGCGCAGTATGTTACCGATGGCGAGATATCGGTCATTGAAAATGGTCAATTTACCGGACTGGATGCCAATTTTGAAAAACGCAAAAACCAATCAGTATTTAAAAGTTTAGATGAGTCGCAGCTGATTACTTATCCCGCAACCAGCCCTGAAAAAGCGGTTATTTATGTGGCAACCGATGTTAACTGTCCTTATTGCCGCATGCTACACAAGCAAATGAGCGCGCTGAATAAAAAAGGCGTGACCGTCAAGACGATTGGCTATCCCATCTATGAGCAGTCACCTGAGCAAATGCGCGGTATTTGGTGTCAAACCAGTGATCCCAGTCGCCGTAACGCGTTAGATAGCGCAATGCTCACCGGAAAAATGACCCCAGCACCTACAAGCTGTAAAGCAAATCATGTGACTCCGAACCGCGAAAAAGCGGCGGGACTTGCGGTAGTTGCGACCCCTGCTATTTTCCGTGACGATGGCGAGCTGTATCAAGCCAGCTTTGAAAGTCCGGAGTTTTTAGAGTTTTTAGGGGTTCAATAA
- a CDS encoding DUF2939 domain-containing protein — MKKLTILLSLLVVIAVAIYAGSPYYSAYQLKKAYDAKDGATISAAIDYEQLRPSINKQLTDKFAATMSQYPAIAELGGDALTQAADEFIVQAVDGAITPENIEQLIDTQGQANTATKELAAAWAISSNQIDLKILIRDMIVQRGDVNAVVKNQIQNMMTKQADELEQHVAKGTDSAKPTLSYCGINCFTISGQVKGYPLTINMQRQGLITWKIVDVVLP, encoded by the coding sequence ATGAAAAAACTGACCATATTACTGTCGTTACTGGTCGTTATCGCCGTGGCAATCTATGCCGGCTCACCTTATTACAGCGCCTATCAGCTTAAAAAAGCCTATGATGCTAAAGATGGCGCGACTATCTCAGCGGCGATTGACTATGAGCAGCTGCGCCCAAGTATCAATAAACAGCTGACGGATAAATTTGCGGCTACCATGAGTCAATATCCCGCCATTGCTGAATTGGGCGGGGATGCCCTTACCCAAGCCGCCGATGAATTTATCGTGCAAGCCGTAGATGGCGCAATCACGCCAGAAAATATAGAGCAATTAATTGATACTCAAGGTCAAGCCAATACCGCGACCAAAGAGCTTGCCGCTGCATGGGCTATCTCAAGCAATCAAATTGATTTAAAAATACTGATTCGCGATATGATTGTCCAGCGCGGTGACGTCAATGCGGTGGTGAAAAATCAGATTCAGAATATGATGACCAAGCAAGCGGATGAGCTAGAACAACACGTGGCGAAAGGTACGGACAGTGCCAAGCCAACGCTCAGCTATTGCGGTATCAATTGCTTTACCATTAGTGGGCAAGTTAAAGGTTACCCGTTAACGATTAATATGCAGCGTCAAGGGTTGATAACGTGGAAAATTGTTGATGTGGTATTGCCTTAA
- the dnaJ gene encoding molecular chaperone DnaJ: protein MSKRDFYEILGVSKTADSKEIKRSYRKLAMKYHPDRNSDDPKAEEKFKEASMAYEVLSDTDKRSAYDRMGHAAFENGMGGGGFGGGGNFQDIFGDVFGSFGDIFGQSRGGGGGNRSRTRRGSDLRYMLELTLEEAVRGCKKEIAFTAPAPCGTCDGKGAKNASDVVTCQMCHGQGQVRMQQGFFQVQQACPQCGGSGQQIKNPCPDCHGNGVKDKSRNLEVSIPAGVDDGDRVRLSGEGEAGGAGVQNGDLYVEVRVKPHDVFKRQGADLYMDVPVSITDAALGKEVEIPTLDGKVKIKIAEGTQSGKMLRVRGRGVTPVRTTMKGDLICRVVIETPVDLTREQKDLLRQFQDTLDGDSHHQQSPHKKSFFKKIGDLFD from the coding sequence ATGAGTAAGCGCGATTTTTATGAGATATTAGGCGTCAGTAAAACCGCTGATAGCAAAGAGATTAAACGATCGTATCGCAAGCTGGCGATGAAATATCACCCCGATCGCAACTCTGACGATCCAAAGGCGGAAGAGAAATTCAAAGAAGCGTCGATGGCTTATGAAGTGCTCAGCGATACCGATAAGCGTTCTGCTTATGATCGCATGGGACATGCCGCTTTTGAAAATGGCATGGGTGGCGGCGGTTTTGGTGGCGGTGGTAACTTCCAAGATATCTTTGGTGATGTTTTCGGCAGTTTTGGCGATATTTTTGGTCAGTCACGCGGTGGCGGTGGTGGTAATCGTAGCCGTACTCGTCGCGGTTCAGACTTACGTTATATGCTGGAGCTGACTTTAGAGGAAGCGGTTCGTGGCTGTAAAAAAGAGATTGCCTTTACCGCGCCTGCGCCTTGTGGCACTTGTGATGGTAAAGGTGCGAAAAATGCCTCAGACGTGGTCACCTGCCAGATGTGTCATGGGCAGGGTCAAGTGCGTATGCAGCAAGGCTTTTTTCAAGTACAACAAGCGTGCCCACAGTGCGGTGGTAGTGGACAACAAATTAAAAATCCATGTCCTGACTGTCATGGTAATGGGGTCAAAGACAAATCGCGCAATTTAGAAGTCTCTATTCCAGCCGGCGTTGATGATGGTGACCGTGTACGTCTAAGCGGTGAAGGTGAAGCGGGCGGTGCAGGCGTGCAAAATGGCGACTTATACGTCGAAGTACGGGTCAAACCGCACGATGTCTTTAAGCGTCAAGGTGCCGATCTTTATATGGACGTGCCTGTTAGCATCACGGATGCTGCGCTCGGTAAAGAAGTTGAGATTCCAACCTTAGATGGTAAAGTGAAAATTAAAATTGCCGAAGGTACACAAAGTGGCAAAATGCTGCGTGTACGTGGACGCGGCGTGACGCCGGTACGCACCACCATGAAAGGTGATTTGATTTGTCGCGTGGTGATTGAAACGCCAGTGGATCTGACTCGCGAACAAAAAGATTTACTGCGTCAATTCCAAGACACGCTTGACGGTGATAGTCATCATCAGCAATCACCACATAAAAAATCTTTCTTTAAGAAAATTGGTGACTTGTTCGACTGA
- the dapB gene encoding 4-hydroxy-tetrahydrodipicolinate reductase gives MNQQATNQTNQTNNKAIKIGVIGAGGRMGRMLIEAVQDNPQTTLSAAIERQGSSLVGADAGEVAAIGHLNVSIVDDLVSIIDDIDVLIDFSLPAATEQNMKICAQHNVAMVIGTTGFNEQQEAVLAEASKKIAIVYAGNYSTGVNLSLKLLGMAAKAFGTDADVEIIEAHHKHKIDAPSGTAYMMAEAVAAARGQNLKDVAVYGREGQTGARETGTIGIHAIRGGEIIGDHTVMFIADGEVVEITHRARARMTFAAGAVRATTWVIQQSAGQYNMQDVLGLND, from the coding sequence ATGAACCAACAAGCAACGAATCAGACGAATCAGACGAATAATAAAGCCATTAAAATCGGTGTCATTGGCGCAGGTGGACGCATGGGACGTATGCTCATCGAAGCCGTTCAAGACAATCCACAAACCACTTTAAGCGCCGCCATTGAACGTCAAGGTTCAAGTCTCGTTGGCGCAGATGCTGGCGAAGTAGCCGCTATCGGGCACCTCAATGTGTCAATCGTTGATGATTTAGTCAGTATTATTGATGACATTGACGTGCTGATTGATTTTAGTTTGCCTGCTGCTACTGAGCAAAATATGAAGATTTGTGCGCAACATAACGTTGCGATGGTTATCGGTACGACTGGTTTTAATGAGCAACAAGAGGCTGTTTTGGCAGAAGCCAGCAAAAAAATCGCTATCGTTTATGCTGGTAATTACTCTACAGGTGTGAATTTATCTTTAAAACTATTGGGCATGGCAGCAAAAGCCTTTGGCACGGATGCCGATGTTGAAATCATCGAAGCTCATCATAAGCATAAAATTGATGCGCCATCGGGTACGGCTTATATGATGGCAGAAGCCGTTGCCGCAGCACGTGGACAAAATTTAAAAGACGTAGCGGTATATGGTCGCGAAGGACAAACGGGCGCGCGCGAAACCGGTACTATTGGGATTCATGCGATTCGTGGTGGCGAAATTATTGGCGACCACACGGTGATGTTTATTGCTGATGGTGAAGTGGTAGAAATTACCCATCGCGCGCGCGCGCGAATGACGTTTGCCGCAGGCGCAGTTCGTGCAACCACCTGGGTCATTCAGCAATCAGCAGGACAATATAATATGCAAGATGTTTTGGGTTTGAATGACTAA
- a CDS encoding type III PLP-dependent enzyme, with protein MIKIDQYFDPAGWQKFTQAAEGRETPFLVVDLNRIKIKYNEMVNLFPTAKIHYAMKASPAVEVINLLADLGSNFDCASVYELDRVLDSGVDASRISYGNTIKKAKDVKYAYDKGVRLYATDSEADLKNIAEFAPGSNIFVRILVEGSDTAEWPLSRKFGCHPNMAIDLLIQAHELGLVPYGISFHVGSQQRDVAAWDDALAKVKYMFDWMLNEEHIKLQMINLGGGFPANYLSEVNPIQVYAEEVKRYLSEDYNEDDMPEIILEPGRSLVGGSGVLVSDVILISRKSQTDLKRWVYTDVGLFQGLIETLGEAIKYPIYTPKMETSTSQGTVVLAGPTCDSADIMYEETGYQLPQELEIGDKIFWLTTGAYTNSYSSVEFNGFPPLDVVYVD; from the coding sequence ATGATCAAAATTGACCAGTATTTTGACCCTGCCGGTTGGCAGAAATTCACTCAAGCTGCAGAAGGTCGTGAGACTCCTTTTTTAGTAGTTGATCTTAATCGTATTAAAATCAAATATAATGAGATGGTAAATCTGTTTCCAACCGCCAAAATTCATTATGCGATGAAAGCCAGTCCTGCGGTAGAAGTGATTAATTTACTTGCCGATTTAGGTTCAAACTTTGATTGCGCGTCGGTTTATGAGCTTGATCGGGTACTTGATAGTGGGGTTGATGCGTCGCGTATTTCTTATGGCAATACCATCAAAAAAGCCAAAGATGTGAAATATGCTTATGACAAAGGCGTGCGTTTATATGCCACTGACTCCGAAGCTGATTTGAAGAATATTGCTGAGTTTGCACCCGGCTCAAATATCTTTGTACGCATTTTGGTCGAAGGCTCAGATACCGCTGAGTGGCCACTGTCACGCAAGTTTGGTTGCCATCCCAATATGGCGATTGACCTGCTGATTCAGGCGCATGAATTGGGCTTAGTGCCGTATGGTATTTCTTTCCACGTCGGCAGCCAGCAAAGAGATGTGGCGGCATGGGACGATGCGTTGGCTAAAGTTAAATATATGTTTGACTGGATGCTAAATGAAGAGCACATTAAGCTACAAATGATTAATTTGGGTGGCGGTTTTCCTGCTAATTATCTGAGTGAAGTCAATCCGATACAGGTTTACGCTGAAGAAGTGAAGCGCTACTTAAGCGAAGATTATAATGAAGATGACATGCCAGAAATCATTCTTGAACCAGGACGCTCATTGGTCGGTGGCTCAGGCGTACTGGTCAGTGATGTGATATTAATTTCACGTAAGTCACAGACTGATTTGAAACGTTGGGTCTATACCGATGTGGGACTCTTTCAAGGGCTGATTGAAACCTTAGGTGAGGCGATAAAATATCCTATTTATACGCCTAAAATGGAGACCTCAACCAGTCAAGGTACAGTGGTATTGGCAGGTCCAACCTGTGATTCAGCCGATATTATGTATGAAGAAACTGGCTATCAGTTGCCGCAAGAGCTTGAGATTGGCGATAAAATATTTTGGCTAACCACAGGCGCTTATACCAACTCTTATTCGTCTGTTGAGTTTAATGGCTTCCCGCCGTTGGACGTGGTTTATGTTGATTAA
- the def gene encoding peptide deformylase translates to MALLPILSYPDPRLRTIATPVKDITDDIKTLISDMIATMYDAQGIGLAATQVDRHIQLIVMDLSEDKDAPMVFINPKVTPLVEEKQPYEEGCLSVPDVYDKVERPNKVRIQALDQDGQVIDKEADGLLAVCIQHEMDHLNGVIFVDYLSHLKQTRARDKVRKVLKVRDKQQLDHDRKVKEAQPTPV, encoded by the coding sequence ATGGCATTACTCCCTATCTTAAGCTATCCTGACCCGCGTTTACGTACGATTGCGACGCCAGTAAAAGATATTACTGATGATATTAAAACGTTAATATCCGACATGATTGCCACCATGTATGACGCCCAAGGTATTGGGCTTGCTGCTACCCAAGTTGATCGCCATATTCAGCTGATTGTCATGGATTTATCGGAAGATAAAGACGCGCCAATGGTGTTCATCAATCCTAAAGTCACGCCATTAGTAGAAGAAAAACAGCCGTATGAAGAGGGCTGTCTATCGGTACCGGACGTTTATGATAAAGTTGAGCGCCCTAATAAAGTGCGTATCCAAGCGTTAGATCAAGATGGGCAAGTGATTGATAAGGAAGCCGATGGCTTACTGGCGGTTTGTATTCAGCATGAGATGGACCATTTAAATGGGGTCATATTTGTGGATTATTTATCGCATCTAAAACAAACACGTGCGCGTGATAAAGTTCGTAAAGTATTAAAAGTGCGCGACAAGCAGCAGCTAGATCACGACAGAAAAGTTAAAGAAGCGCAACCTACTCCGGTTTAA
- a CDS encoding GlsB/YeaQ/YmgE family stress response membrane protein, with translation MGFIWMIIVGLVAGLLARAIKPGSDPMGWIMTIILGIVGALIGGFVASAVGINANGGFTGLIFSVIGAIILLFLYEFIMSKRHV, from the coding sequence ATGGGCTTTATCTGGATGATTATCGTAGGTTTGGTGGCTGGTCTTTTGGCGCGTGCGATTAAACCGGGCAGCGATCCCATGGGTTGGATTATGACCATTATTTTAGGTATTGTTGGTGCTCTAATAGGTGGCTTTGTAGCCAGCGCAGTTGGTATTAATGCTAATGGTGGCTTTACTGGTTTAATATTCTCAGTGATTGGCGCGATTATATTATTGTTCTTATATGAATTTATTATGAGCAAACGCCATGTATAG
- the mpl gene encoding UDP-N-acetylmuramate:L-alanyl-gamma-D-glutamyl-meso-diaminopimelate ligase, translating into MHIHILGICGTFMGSLALLARALGHTVTGSDANVYPPMSTQLEKAGVTISEGYLVQHLQPTPDLVVVGNAMKRGMDVIEYMLDKGMRYTSGPQFLSEQVLQSRHVLAVAGTHGKTTTTTMLAWILHYAGIDAGFLIGGVPLVDTTDEHLQQVFAHSSYLGSDTLDDTKQSQESGTKTAGYFVIEADEYDSAFFDKRSKFVHYRPRTAILNNLEFDHADIFADLNAIQTQFHHMIRMIPSTGKIIMPAATASLEETLAKGVWTPVWRTTVTDRQSSTNHNAAIATTNSNWQAELITADGSQFNVSFAEDKTTTATVDWSMSGIHNVNNALVAIAAAYNIGVNIETACAALSAFAGIKRRMELIGDVNDILVFDDFAHHPTAITTTLDGAKKKLAGRRIWSIIEPRSNTMKMGIHQNSLAQSAALADHTIWYEPNGLEWGLKEVIERATVANTANGDMGHQQVMRSVDGIIEHIRTHAVAGDAIIIMSNGGFEGIHERLLHALRD; encoded by the coding sequence ATGCATATTCATATTCTTGGTATTTGTGGCACTTTTATGGGCTCGCTCGCGTTATTGGCACGGGCATTGGGGCATACGGTCACCGGTTCAGATGCCAATGTTTATCCTCCAATGTCGACCCAACTTGAGAAGGCGGGCGTGACGATTAGCGAAGGCTATTTGGTACAGCATTTACAGCCGACACCAGATTTAGTCGTGGTTGGTAATGCCATGAAGCGCGGTATGGACGTCATTGAATATATGTTAGATAAAGGTATGCGTTATACCTCAGGACCACAGTTTTTATCGGAGCAAGTGCTGCAATCACGTCATGTCTTAGCGGTTGCTGGTACCCATGGTAAAACCACCACCACCACGATGTTGGCATGGATACTTCATTATGCTGGGATCGATGCTGGGTTTTTAATTGGTGGCGTGCCGTTAGTCGATACCACAGATGAGCACTTACAACAGGTGTTTGCGCATAGTAGCTATTTGGGTTCGGACACTCTTGATGATACAAAACAGAGTCAAGAATCAGGCACAAAGACAGCAGGTTACTTTGTCATTGAAGCCGATGAGTATGATTCAGCATTTTTTGATAAGCGTTCCAAATTTGTGCATTATCGCCCGCGTACTGCTATTTTAAACAACCTTGAATTTGACCACGCCGATATTTTTGCCGACTTAAACGCCATTCAAACTCAGTTCCATCACATGATACGCATGATTCCGAGCACAGGTAAAATTATCATGCCAGCAGCAACGGCTAGCTTAGAAGAGACACTGGCAAAAGGCGTTTGGACACCGGTTTGGCGCACAACAGTAACTGACCGTCAATCTTCTACTAACCATAACGCGGCTATAGCAACGACTAACAGCAATTGGCAAGCAGAGCTGATTACCGCCGATGGCAGTCAATTTAACGTCAGTTTTGCAGAAGATAAAACAACGACCGCCACGGTAGATTGGTCAATGAGCGGCATTCATAATGTGAATAATGCCCTAGTTGCCATCGCGGCAGCCTACAATATTGGCGTAAATATCGAGACGGCATGTGCAGCGTTGTCGGCTTTTGCAGGTATTAAGCGCCGGATGGAGCTTATTGGCGATGTGAACGACATCCTAGTCTTCGACGATTTTGCCCATCACCCCACTGCCATTACCACTACCTTAGATGGTGCGAAGAAGAAACTCGCAGGTCGGCGCATTTGGTCGATTATTGAGCCACGTAGCAACACCATGAAAATGGGCATTCACCAAAACAGCTTGGCACAATCGGCGGCACTTGCCGATCATACGATTTGGTATGAGCCAAATGGTCTTGAATGGGGTCTAAAAGAAGTGATTGAGCGTGCCACTGTCGCCAATACAGCAAACGGTGATATGGGTCATCAACAAGTCATGCGTAGTGTCGATGGCATCATTGAGCATATTCGCACACATGCTGTTGCCGGTGATGCCATTATTATCATGTCCAATGGCGGCTTTGAAGGCATTCATGAACGCTTACTACATGCATTACGTGATTAA
- a CDS encoding copper resistance protein NlpE N-terminal domain-containing protein — MMRYSAPLLSILTKSISVTTSSCRVGRLGLVLPLSFCVLLIGCDAQSSSSPALNGSVNSKNASDSMMQSLTSDDTSAPSEASTANVDESIESEDEGQSLIAIARTDDSNRARRAPMISAQNTDSTLQATLIGDYTGMLPCSFCDGISLTLNLFSDGSVLKTSVYQNPESPRLPLTESGVYRQDDNRIIVVYGDKSLESYRIQGNHLIMMNKDKVPDADYTLSRK; from the coding sequence ATGATGAGATATTCTGCACCACTACTTTCTATACTTACTAAATCTATTAGCGTCACGACGTCATCATGTCGTGTTGGACGCTTGGGCTTGGTATTGCCGCTGTCTTTTTGTGTGCTACTTATCGGCTGCGATGCCCAATCGTCTTCGAGTCCTGCTCTTAATGGTTCAGTAAATAGCAAAAATGCCAGCGACTCAATGATGCAAAGTCTGACCTCTGACGATACCTCAGCACCATCAGAAGCTAGTACGGCTAACGTTGATGAAAGTATAGAGAGTGAAGATGAAGGTCAATCGCTGATTGCTATTGCTAGAACAGATGACAGTAATCGCGCGCGACGGGCGCCGATGATTTCAGCGCAGAATACGGATAGTACGCTACAAGCCACGTTAATTGGTGATTATACTGGTATGTTGCCCTGCTCATTCTGTGATGGGATATCGCTTACTCTAAATTTATTTTCTGATGGTTCAGTATTAAAAACCAGTGTGTATCAAAATCCAGAATCTCCCCGACTGCCATTGACTGAATCAGGGGTCTATCGCCAAGATGACAATAGGATTATCGTTGTCTATGGCGATAAGAGTCTTGAATCTTATCGCATTCAAGGCAATCATCTGATAATGATGAATAAGGATAAAGTACCCGATGCTGACTATACGCTATCGCGTAAATAA
- a CDS encoding disulfide bond formation protein B, with protein MLQLTTYRNLQWLLVLTTVIGMGYALFFLQRYMGLSPCPLCIFQRIGLMVMGTFALIAALWHPKSMPIKLVLWLGSVVGIGWATAIAGRHVWLQHLPADQVPSCGPGLDYWLDTLPMQQVLHEVLAGSGECASVAWRFLGLSIPEQSLIFFIVLLLIHALIFWRIVRPMSSNPF; from the coding sequence ATGCTGCAACTGACCACTTATCGTAACCTGCAATGGCTATTGGTATTAACGACTGTCATTGGTATGGGCTACGCGCTATTTTTCTTGCAACGATATATGGGGCTATCACCCTGTCCGCTGTGTATTTTTCAGCGTATTGGGCTCATGGTAATGGGTACTTTTGCGCTGATTGCTGCGCTGTGGCATCCTAAATCAATGCCCATCAAGTTGGTATTGTGGCTGGGTAGTGTGGTGGGTATCGGCTGGGCAACGGCGATTGCAGGACGGCACGTATGGTTACAACATTTACCTGCCGACCAAGTGCCGTCATGTGGTCCTGGTTTAGACTACTGGCTCGACACCCTACCGATGCAACAAGTCTTACATGAAGTGCTTGCCGGTTCCGGTGAATGTGCGTCGGTTGCTTGGCGCTTCTTAGGGCTCAGTATCCCTGAGCAATCGTTGATATTCTTTATTGTTTTATTACTTATCCATGCGCTGATATTTTGGCGTATTGTGCGCCCCATGTCGTCTAATCCATTCTAA
- the gshA gene encoding glutamate--cysteine ligase, with the protein MTIMSNFAPTFANFDIPSWFKTQHLAGMLRGIEKEGLRVRPDGYLAQTPHPAKLGSKLTHPFITTDYSESLLELITDPKESPKETLNMLRQLHVLVYKALPEEELMWPLSMPCMLSANDEDIPLADYGSSNTGKLKTLYRSGLGIRYGRRMQTIAGLHYNLSFGDGLFEYWHTQAADTQNQTQKQAENQPQDQNQAQSLSAFKNAKYLGLIRNFKRLTSLILYLLGASPSVCPCFLAGREHDLELLNDSTYYKPTATSLRMGKLGYTNSVQEHLDIRYNYLPEYVDGLRRAIKTPHESFQKLGLNDADGNPIQINDHILQIENEYYSPIRPKQIAASGETPTEALERRGIAYVEFRAIDLDPYSDVGIRLSSACFLEVMALYCLLNDSPELLPAEEDELAINLERVVNEGRREGLTILNNGSEQPLESWMLDHLSNMQPLAALLDAHYGGNDYRAAVALMQGKAGHSESTISAQVNADSERLGSMWQLGFTLAQQHRDSLLQQTLSPNTQAKYEVLAEKSILQQAEIEAAETEDFMQFLQQYR; encoded by the coding sequence ATGACTATTATGAGTAATTTTGCCCCGACCTTTGCCAATTTTGACATCCCAAGCTGGTTTAAGACCCAACACTTGGCAGGAATGCTGCGCGGTATCGAAAAAGAAGGGCTACGCGTGCGACCTGATGGCTATTTGGCACAGACACCGCATCCAGCAAAGCTTGGCTCAAAATTGACCCATCCGTTTATCACCACCGATTATTCGGAAAGTTTACTTGAGCTGATTACCGATCCGAAAGAGTCCCCAAAAGAGACGCTAAACATGCTGCGGCAGTTGCACGTCTTGGTCTATAAAGCCTTACCTGAAGAAGAGCTGATGTGGCCATTATCCATGCCCTGCATGCTGTCAGCGAATGATGAAGATATTCCACTCGCAGACTATGGCAGCTCGAATACGGGTAAACTTAAAACCCTGTATCGTAGTGGTTTGGGTATTCGTTATGGTCGCCGGATGCAGACGATTGCAGGGTTGCACTATAACTTATCATTCGGTGATGGGCTGTTTGAATATTGGCACACTCAAGCTGCTGATACGCAAAATCAGACGCAAAAACAGGCAGAAAATCAGCCGCAAGACCAAAACCAAGCACAGTCCTTGTCAGCATTCAAAAATGCCAAATACTTAGGGCTGATTCGTAATTTTAAACGTCTGACCAGTCTCATTCTTTATTTATTAGGCGCAAGCCCAAGCGTCTGTCCATGCTTTCTTGCCGGACGTGAGCATGACTTAGAATTGCTCAACGACTCGACCTATTATAAGCCTACTGCCACCAGCCTGCGTATGGGCAAACTTGGCTATACCAATAGTGTGCAAGAGCATTTGGATATCCGTTATAACTATTTGCCTGAATATGTTGACGGTCTGCGCCGCGCTATTAAGACACCGCATGAAAGCTTTCAAAAACTGGGCTTAAATGATGCAGATGGCAATCCTATCCAAATCAATGATCATATTCTACAAATAGAAAACGAATACTACAGCCCTATTCGCCCCAAACAAATCGCCGCCAGTGGTGAAACGCCAACTGAGGCGTTAGAGCGTCGTGGCATTGCCTATGTTGAATTTCGCGCCATTGATTTAGACCCATATAGCGATGTCGGTATCCGCTTATCCAGCGCCTGTTTCTTAGAAGTGATGGCACTTTATTGTCTGCTTAATGACTCACCAGAGCTGCTGCCGGCAGAAGAAGATGAATTGGCGATTAACCTTGAACGCGTGGTCAATGAAGGTCGCCGTGAGGGTTTAACTATCCTAAATAATGGCTCTGAACAGCCATTAGAGAGCTGGATGCTAGACCATTTAAGCAATATGCAGCCGTTAGCAGCCCTGCTTGATGCGCACTATGGCGGTAACGACTATCGAGCGGCAGTCGCTTTAATGCAAGGGAAAGCAGGTCATTCTGAGTCCACTATTTCTGCACAAGTCAACGCTGACAGTGAACGTTTAGGCAGTATGTGGCAGCTTGGATTTACCTTGGCACAGCAGCATCGCGATTCCTTATTACAGCAAACGTTAAGCCCCAATACTCAAGCTAAATATGAAGTGTTGGCAGAAAAATCTATTTTGCAGCAAGCAGAAATTGAAGCCGCGGAAACTGAAGACTTTATGCAATTCTTACAGCAATATCGTTAA
- the erpA gene encoding iron-sulfur cluster insertion protein ErpA, producing MSTATNQYNPSANQPVDPTVLNLTDSAAQKVRRLREEEGDSNLMLRVYVTGGGCSGFSYGFNFANELNEDDANFDNNDVTLVVDSLSYQYLQGSTVDYTEGLEGARFIVQNPNATTTCGCGSSFSI from the coding sequence ATGAGCACAGCAACCAACCAATATAATCCAAGCGCCAATCAGCCTGTAGATCCAACCGTTTTAAACCTGACAGACAGCGCCGCGCAAAAGGTTCGGCGTCTGCGTGAAGAAGAAGGCGACAGTAACCTTATGCTACGTGTGTATGTCACCGGTGGCGGCTGTTCAGGCTTCTCTTATGGTTTTAACTTTGCCAATGAGCTGAATGAAGATGATGCTAATTTTGATAATAATGATGTGACGCTAGTCGTTGATTCACTCAGCTATCAGTATTTGCAAGGCTCGACTGTTGATTATACTGAAGGCTTAGAGGGCGCGCGTTTTATCGTCCAAAACCCGAATGCGACGACCACTTGTGGTTGTGGCTCGTCATTCTCTATTTAA